One Streptomyces coeruleorubidus DNA segment encodes these proteins:
- a CDS encoding LacI family DNA-binding transcriptional regulator: MNVTGHTRRPASIRDVATAAGVSYQTVSRVINGHPSVRPSTRERVLAAIDELGFRRNATALALASGRSRAVTVLTANTTHYGYASILQGIEEAARAASYAVGIGVLESAEDAAVAAEVQRAADAGGGIVVIAYDPAGVRALEAVPAGLPVVGVVETPATPPGGDRPWVWADDREAAYQATRHLLSLGHETVHYVAIPSSTRRTSARTSGWRQALKEARAPEPRPVQSSWGPAGGHAAGLKLAKDQSVTAILCGNDDLALGVLRALHESGRPVPGEVSVAGFDDAPHSAFLTPSLTTVRLDFTGLGRSAFALLHGVLEESAPVAPHPVSVPELVVRESSGPPPAAA, from the coding sequence ATGAATGTGACCGGTCACACAAGGCGCCCGGCGAGCATCAGGGACGTCGCGACCGCCGCGGGGGTCTCGTACCAGACGGTCTCGCGGGTGATCAACGGCCATCCCAGCGTCCGGCCGTCCACCCGGGAGCGGGTGCTCGCCGCCATCGACGAGCTGGGCTTCCGCCGCAACGCGACCGCCCTCGCCCTGGCCAGCGGGCGCAGCCGGGCCGTGACCGTGCTCACCGCGAACACCACCCACTACGGCTACGCCTCGATCCTCCAGGGCATCGAGGAGGCCGCCCGCGCGGCGTCGTACGCGGTCGGGATCGGGGTGCTGGAGTCGGCCGAGGACGCGGCCGTCGCCGCCGAGGTGCAGCGCGCGGCGGACGCGGGCGGCGGGATCGTCGTGATCGCATACGATCCGGCCGGTGTCCGGGCGCTGGAAGCCGTGCCCGCCGGGCTGCCGGTCGTGGGCGTGGTCGAGACCCCGGCGACCCCGCCCGGCGGCGACCGCCCATGGGTGTGGGCCGACGACCGCGAGGCGGCCTACCAGGCGACCCGCCATCTGCTCTCCCTCGGCCACGAGACCGTGCACTACGTGGCCATCCCGTCCAGCACCCGCCGCACGAGCGCCCGCACCAGCGGCTGGCGGCAGGCGCTGAAGGAGGCCCGCGCCCCGGAGCCCCGCCCCGTGCAGAGCAGTTGGGGGCCGGCGGGCGGTCACGCCGCCGGGCTGAAGCTGGCGAAGGACCAGTCCGTCACCGCGATCCTGTGCGGCAACGACGACCTCGCGCTCGGCGTGCTGCGCGCCCTGCACGAATCCGGCCGCCCGGTGCCGGGCGAGGTCAGCGTGGCCGGTTTCGACGACGCCCCGCACTCAGCCTTCCTCACCCCGTCCCTGACGACCGTACGCCTGGACTTCACCGGCCTCGGGCGGTCCGCGTTCGCCCTGCTGCACGGCGTGCTGGAGGAGTCCGCGCCGGTCGCCCCGCATCCCGTGTCCGTGCCAGAACTGGTGGTGCGGGAGAGCTCGGGGCCACCGCCCGCCGCCGCCTGA